A single genomic interval of Melanotaenia boesemani isolate fMelBoe1 chromosome 4, fMelBoe1.pri, whole genome shotgun sequence harbors:
- the dusp5 gene encoding dual specificity protein phosphatase 5 — protein sequence MKVSNIDCRRLKKFIRKECGSCLIVDCRPYFSFTNSNIKGSVNVNLNSVVVRRSRGGPVPLQFVIPDERALFRLREGSISAIVALDDRTSHWQKLKKDSVAQIVINTLAHLASGASICFLKGGYENFHSQYPELCTEVKTIDQSGTETEKRVNSHSEKLSHHKPDYDQGKPVEILPFLYLGSAYHASRQDYLSDLHITALLNVSRRDQQPTKGHYDYKWIPVEDSHMADISSHFQEAIEFIDHVKQSGGKVLVHCEAGISRSPTICMAYIMRTQQLRLDEAFDIIKQRRAVISPNFSFMGQLLQFESEVLSNAPTLNATPEPATPCVPESASFFANDFTTTFNTKNFEPSVFTLPTSCLQSPVHHQFNLSPITALP from the exons ATGAAAGTCTCCAACATAGACTGCCGGCGTCTGAAGAAATTCATCAGGAAAGAGTGCGGGAGCTGCCTTATTGTGGATTGCCGACCTTATTTCTCCTTCACGAACTCTAATATCAAAGGCTCTGTCAATGTTAATCTCAACTCTGTGGTGGTCCGGAGATCTCGAGGAGGGCCGGTGCCTCTGCAGTTTGTCATCCCGGATGAGAGAGCCCTGTTTCGCCTTCGGGAGGGAAGCATATCGGCCATCGTAGCTCTCGATGACCGGACGTCCCACTGGCAAAAATTGAAAAAGGACAGTGTAGCACAAATAGTAATAAACACCCTCGCGCATCTAGCGAGCGGGGCAAGCATCTGTTTCCTGAAAG GAGGATACGAGAACTTCCACTCTCAATACCCTGAACTTTGCACTGAGGTGAAAACCATTGACCAGAGCGGAACTGAAACCGAGAAAAGAGTCAACAGTCACAGCGAGAAGCTCTCTCACCACAAACCAGATTACGATCAG GGTAAACCTGTAGAGATCCTGCCTTTCCTCTACCTCGGTAGTGCCTACCATGCCTCCAGACAAGACTATCTCAGCGACCTTCACATTACAGCCTTGCTCAATGTGTCACGCCGGGACCAGCAGCCCACCAAGGGCCACTATGACTACAAGTGGATCCCAGTAGAGGACAGCCACATGGCTGACATCAGTTCTCACTTCCAGGAGGCCATAGAGTTTATAG ATCATGTAAAGCAATCCGGAGGGAAGGTCCTGGTACACTGCGAAGCAGGCATCTCACGTTCTCCTACCATCTGCATGGCTTACATCATGAGGACCCAGCAGCTGCGGCTGGATGAAGCCTTCGACATCATTAAGCAGCGGCGGGCAGTCATCTCACCAAACTTCAGTTTTATGGGCCAGCTGCTGCAGTTTGAGTCAGAAGTCTTGTCAAACGCTCCGACTCTCAATGCCACACCTGAACCAGCCACTCCCTGTGTCCCAGAGTCAGCCTCCTTTTTTGCCAATGACTTCACCACCACCTTTAACACCAAAAACTTTGAGCCATCCGTGTTCACCCTCCCTACCTCTTGCCTGCAGTCCCCAGTCCACCACCAGTTCAACCTGAGCCCAATAACTGCACTGCCTTAA